The following are encoded together in the Elusimicrobiota bacterium genome:
- a CDS encoding tetratricopeptide repeat protein, translated as MKKCLIIIMIICGVLGKIERCKASGLYPDVLDSDERSKLIWGLSTMDIKIVKKKNPYLAALWAILPGGGCFYNGKVGKGAGYLLTGGGFGFLYVWSIYDSYMTAIYINEKATLDLIEQKKIEYKKKEEQTKKLEVSDEEKKSKMREYFTKGQQAFSNGNYEKAIEFYEKVLKIDTRHQPSIENIKRAKEKLNESKK; from the coding sequence ATGAAAAAATGTTTAATTATTATTATGATTATCTGTGGAGTTTTAGGGAAAATTGAAAGATGTAAAGCAAGTGGACTTTATCCAGATGTTCTTGACTCAGATGAAAGAAGTAAACTTATCTGGGGATTGTCAACTATGGATATAAAAATTGTTAAGAAAAAAAATCCTTATTTAGCTGCACTCTGGGCAATTTTGCCTGGTGGTGGATGCTTTTATAATGGTAAAGTAGGTAAAGGAGCAGGTTACTTATTAACCGGTGGCGGATTTGGTTTCTTGTATGTTTGGAGCATCTACGATTCCTATATGACAGCCATCTATATAAATGAAAAAGCTACATTAGATTTGATAGAGCAAAAAAAAATTGAATACAAGAAAAAAGAAGAACAAACTAAAAAACTCGAAGTATCAGATGAGGAGAAAAAGTCAAAGATGCGCGAGTATTTTACAAAAGGTCAACAGGCATTTAGTAATGGTAACTATGAAAAAGCAATAGAATTCTATGAGAAAGTATTAAAAATTGACACCAGACATCAACCATCAATAGAAAATATAAAGAGGGCAAAAGAAAAATTGAACGAAAGTAAAAAATAA